GGCAACTACATCTACTCCCTGCTCCTTGGCATGTCCGTCGCCGACGTGAGCGGGAAGGCCATCGCCAACCTCGAGGTCGAGTCGCTGCGCCACGTCGCTCCGACCTTCCACGGCGACACGATCTACGGCGAGACGACCGTGCTGGACAAGCGCGAGTCGACCTCCAAGTCCGACCGCGGCGTGGTCTCGGTCGAGACGAAGGGGTACAAGCAGGACGGGACCCTGGTCTGCGTGTTCCGGCGGCGGGTGATGGTGCCGAAGAGGGAGTACACAGCGGCCGCGGTGCTCGCCGGCGCGGACCCGGACCGGCCCAGCTTTCCTGAGCCGAAGGCCTGACGAGCGAGCCGGAAGGCTATGGCCCTGCCTGCGACGGCGGATGAGCGCCGAGCGGTCGAGCACGGCCGGCCTGGTCGACACACGTAAGCCCAAGGTCGCAAGGCGCGCATCCCGGCAAAACTGGGCATATGCTGACCTCGGGAGGTCGCTATGCCGAGCCAATCCGCTTCCGGAGACCCGACACCCATGGCCGCCGGGAGACGCGGCCAGGTCGCCGCGATGGCTTTCCCGCCAGGCGAGTGGGAGCTGCTGACGCATCTGCCCGCCCGCGTGATCGTGGCCGCCACGTCAGCCGAGCCGGACGCCCCGCGCCGTACGGTCGCCGAGGGCCTCGCGGGCCTTGACGCGATCGCCGCGGGACGCGCGTTCGACAGCGACCTGGTGCGGGCGGTGGTTTCCGCGATCTACGCCGAGGCCGACGACGACCGCCCGGCCGCCGAGGAGTTCACCGACCGCGCCGCCGGCCTCGCCGAGGTGCTGGAGGCGTGCCGGCGGGCGACCGCAGTGCTGTCCGCGCGGGCCGATCCGGCCGACTCCGCGGCGTACCGCCAGTGGGTCCAGTCGGTCGCCGCCCGGGTGTGCGGCGCGGCCCGTTCCGGCGGGGTGCTGGGCTTGGGCGGCGAGAAGGTGAGTGCCGCCGAGCGCCGGTTCCTGGACGATCTGGCGGTCGCGCTCGCGCTGCGTTGACGCACCGAGCCGCCCGTCCGGCTGGGCGGCCGGGTGTTGCCCGTACCCTCTGATGACCGTGAGCGGCGATGAGCATGAGGTCGGGGTCGGACCCTGGCCCGGTGCGTGGCCAGCCGATCCGCGTTTCGACCCGGACCTGCTTGCGCACGGTGACCGGCGGAACGTGGTGGATCGCTACCGGTACTGGCGGCGCGAGGCGGTCGTGGCCGATCTCGACGAGCGCCGGCACGGCTTCCACGTGGCGATCGAAAACTGGCAGCACGACCTGAACATCGGGACGGTGGTGCGCAACGCCAACGCGTTCCTCGCGGCGGAGGTGCACATCGTCGGGCGGCGTCGATGGAACCGCCGGGGTGCGATGGTGACGGACCGCTACCAGCACGTACGCCACCACGAGACGATCGAGGAGTTCGTCGCCTGGGCACACGCGCACGACCTGCCCGTGGTGGGTATCGACAACCTGCCCGGGGCACACCCGCTGGAGGCGGTGACGCTGCCCCGGCAGTGCGCGCTGCTGTTCGGCCAGGAGGGCCCGGGCCTCTCCGACGTCGCGCGCGCCTCCTGCGACCAGGTTTTCTCGATCGCCCAGTACGGCTCCACCCGCTCGATCAACGCGGGCGTGGCCAGCGGAATCGCCATGCACGCGTGGATCCGGGCACACGCCGGTCCGCCCCCGGAAGACACGCCGCCACCGTCTGGAGACCTTGACGGGGAGGCTGCGAGCCCCGCACCGTAGGGAGGTGGGCGTTGCGGTGAGTTGCCCCAGATGTGGCGGTCCGGTGCGACCGCCGGACCTGATGCACACCGATTGGCGGTGTGACGACGACGGCCCGGTGCCGCCACTGCACGTGGCCGAGCACGTGAGCGCCGACATCGTGTCGAGCATGCTGGCGGCGGTGCAGAAGGCGCAGGAGGCCTGCGACCGGCCGCCGGTGCCCGTCTGGTGCCCCTGGCCCCTCCCTCCGGGCTGGATGATGACCGGCGCGGCCTGGGCGGGCGACGACCGCACCGGCGTGCGCGCCACCGCCGTGGCCTGCAGCGGACCGTCCCCGCTGCGTGGCGGGCCGGCCGACCTCATGTTCGTGGCGGAGGAGCCGGGCGTGGGCCTGGGCAACCGTTACGGCGGCCTTCCAGGGCTCGACCCGGGCGCGCTGATCGCCGACGCGCTCGGCGACGAGGGTCTGCCCGCGGGCGACCACGGTGGACCGCACGCGAAGATCAAAGTGGGCGGTCATCCGACTCCACTGTGGTCCGTGAAGTCGCCGACGGATCGGTGCGCCTATGCCGGAGAAGCCCGGGGAATGTGGCTGTATGCGATAGCCTGGCCAGCGAGTGCGGGTTACCTCCTCGCGGAGCATGTCGTGCTGCACGACCTCTCCGAGTGGTTGCCGCCCGAGCTCGTGTACGGCGCACCAT
The window above is part of the Phytohabitans houttuyneae genome. Proteins encoded here:
- a CDS encoding DUF6758 family protein, which translates into the protein MSCPRCGGPVRPPDLMHTDWRCDDDGPVPPLHVAEHVSADIVSSMLAAVQKAQEACDRPPVPVWCPWPLPPGWMMTGAAWAGDDRTGVRATAVACSGPSPLRGGPADLMFVAEEPGVGLGNRYGGLPGLDPGALIADALGDEGLPAGDHGGPHAKIKVGGHPTPLWSVKSPTDRCAYAGEARGMWLYAIAWPASAGYLLAEHVVLHDLSEWLPPELVYGAPSPYMHGRA
- a CDS encoding TrmH family RNA methyltransferase, producing the protein MTVSGDEHEVGVGPWPGAWPADPRFDPDLLAHGDRRNVVDRYRYWRREAVVADLDERRHGFHVAIENWQHDLNIGTVVRNANAFLAAEVHIVGRRRWNRRGAMVTDRYQHVRHHETIEEFVAWAHAHDLPVVGIDNLPGAHPLEAVTLPRQCALLFGQEGPGLSDVARASCDQVFSIAQYGSTRSINAGVASGIAMHAWIRAHAGPPPEDTPPPSGDLDGEAASPAP
- a CDS encoding MaoC family dehydratase; translation: MQFGRYYEEFEVGAVYRHWPGKTVTEYDDHLFCLLTMNHHPLHLDAHYAETSTHFKRNVVVGNYIYSLLLGMSVADVSGKAIANLEVESLRHVAPTFHGDTIYGETTVLDKRESTSKSDRGVVSVETKGYKQDGTLVCVFRRRVMVPKREYTAAAVLAGADPDRPSFPEPKA